The following are encoded together in the Daucus carota subsp. sativus chromosome 5, DH1 v3.0, whole genome shotgun sequence genome:
- the LOC108222197 gene encoding bidirectional sugar transporter SWEET11 has translation MALFNFANPWLFAFGILGNLVSFLVYLAPIPTFYRIVKKKSTEGFHSIPYVIALYSATLMIYYALNKSDATLLITINSFGIVIETIYLSIFIAYASKKLRVSTIKLVVLLNIVSYVMIVAVTYFFIEKPKRVQVLGGINLLLSFIVFVAPLSIIKKVIQTRSVEFMPFGLSFFLSLSAVMWFFYGLLSKDVYVAVPNILGFLFGIVQMVLYAVYKNCDSKPVEELKLPEIVKGTPEIHPVDIPKGEENDTKKKDESGAKEKTTVDAADQV, from the exons ATGGCTCTTTTCAACTTCGCTAATCCCTGGCTTTTCGCTTTCGGCATATTAGGCAACTTGGTCTCCTTCTTGGTGTACCTGGCTCCTAT ACCAACATTTTACCGGATTGTCAAGAAAAAATCAACCGAAGGCTTTCACTCGATCCCATATGTGATCGCGTTATACAGTGCTACACTCATGATCTACTACGCATTAAACAAAAGCGATGCTACACTCCTCATCACCATCAATTCGTTCGGTATCGTCATCGAGACCATCTATCTCTCCATCTTCATTGCCTATGCATCAAAGAAATTAAGG GTTTCGACAATAAAGCTAGTTGTACTCCTGAATATCGTTTCGTATGTGATGATAGTTGCAGTTACCTACTTCTTTATAGAAAAGCCGAAAAGAGTACAAGTCCTTGGAGGGATCAATCTTCTTCTCTCCTTCATTGTATTTGTTGCACCACTGAGCATCATC AAAAAGGTTATTCAGACTAGGAGTGTGGAGTTCATGCCATTCGGGCTATCGTTTTTCCTCTCGTTAAGTGCTGTTATGTGGTTCTTTTACGGATTACTTTCAAAAGACGTTTACGTTGCG GTACCGAATATACTAGGATTTTTGTTCGGAATAGTTCAGATGGTATTATACGCCGTATACAAGAATTGCGACAGCAAACCAGTGGAAGAGCTAAAACTCCCCGAAATCGTGAAGGGAACTCCGGAGATACATCCCGTCGACATCCCGAAAGGCGAAGAAAATGATACGAAGAAGAAAGACGAGAGCGGCGCTAAAGAGAAAACCACGGTTGATGCCGCCGATCAAGTTTAG
- the LOC108220841 gene encoding bidirectional sugar transporter N3, with the protein MAPLSPHWTLAFGLLGNVVSFMVFLAPIPTFYKVYKKKSTEGFQSVPYVVGLFSAMLWIYYALLKSNAFLLITINSVGCVIQTIYIVIFLCYAPKNAKLQTIKLLVGMNVVGFGMIIGLTQFVANGVASRVTIVGWICLVFSLCVFVAPLGVVRQVIRTKSVEYMPFLLSLFLTLSAVMWFFYGLLLKDINIAVPNVLGFSFGVIQMVLYMMYKDAQKINTKSEKLPEFQDQIIVVDERKFPELAEQIVDVMKLSALVCSEMKPVAPPTPCGNETPVVVAVPPPALPVQPVAVA; encoded by the exons ATGGCTCCTTTATCTCCTCACTGGACTCTTGCATTTGGccttcttg GTAATGTTGTGTCCTTCATGGTGTTTCTGGCACCGAT CCCAACATTTTATAAAGTATACAAAAAGAAATCAACCGAAGGGTTCCAATCAGTTCCGTACGTGGTGGGATTATTCAGTGCCATGCTCTGGATCTACTACGCTTTGCTCAAGTCCAACGCCTTCCTTCTCATCACCATCAACTCTGTTGGATGTGTCATCCAGACCATTTACATTGTTATCTTCCTCTGTTATGCACCCAAGAACGCCAAG CTTCAAACTATTAAGCTACTGGTCGGGATGAATGTCGTCGGATTCGGAATGATAATCGGATTAACTCAATTTGTGGCGAACGGAGTAGCAAGCCGTGTGACTATTGTAGGCTGGATATGCCTGGTGTTTTCCTTGTGTGTGTTCGTTGCTCCTCTCGGTGTCGtg AGACAAGTTATCCGAACAAAAAGTGTGGAATACATGCCATTTCTCCTGTCTTTATTTCTCACTCTGAGTGCTGTTATGTGGTTCTTCTACGGCCTTCTTCTCAAAGATATCAATATCGCC GTTCCAAATGTGCTGGGATTCTCCTTCGGTGTAATTCAGATGGTGCTCTACATGATGTACAAGGACGCACAGAAAATCAACACAAAATCCGAAAAGCTCCCGGAATTTCAAGACCAAATTATAGTCGTAGATGAACGCAAATTTCCGGAACTAGCTGAACAAATAGTCGACGTGATGaagcttagtgcactggtctgttCGGAGATGAAGCCAGTGGCGCCTCCAACTCCTTGTGGAAACGAGACTCCGGTGGTCGTGGCGGTGCCTCCACCGGCATTGCCAGTGCAACCAGTGGCCGTAGCATGA